Genomic DNA from Thermotoga petrophila RKU-1:
AATGAGCTTTCCTTCAAGCTTCGCCTCGTCTTTCATCCTCTTCAAAGGAGAGGACTCGGGGTTCACGATAGCGATCACACGGTCACCCGCTACCACGTTTCCAAAACCGATGTTGATCAGACCGTACATACTTTCTCCCCCTCACTCAACGTTCTGAATCTGCTCCCTGAACTGAGAAACCAGTACCTTCCCCTCGAGAGCAAGGCTGGTTATCTCACCGGAGATAGACTTGGAAAGGATTGTGTTCAACTCCCTCAACATCTCCTGACCGAGAAAATCCAGATTCATTCCGACCGGCTCGTCACTTTCTATTAGCTCAAGAGCTCTTTTTATGTGACTTCTGAGCCGGGTGATCTCTTCTCTTATGTCGGCTTTGGTGGCCATGAAAGCCACGTGATTCTCCAGAATGTCTTCTTTCACGGAGACATCCTGTGGAAGGATCTTCTCCACTTCTTCCTTTATCTTTTCACGGTAAAGTGCAGGAAGCTGATCAGAGATTTTTTCTATTTCTTCAACTCGAGACGAAAGGTCTTCCAAAATCCTCTTCAGATCCGCACCTATTTTTTGACCCTCTTTTTTTCTTTCCTCAACGAGCTTTTCCAAGGCCTCTCTGAGAATGAGAACCAGATGGTTCCAGATATTTTCTATTTCCTCGTCTGAAAGCTCTATTCGAAAGACCTCTCTGAAGTTCAGAAGGTCTGAGAGTTTCACAGGTTCAGGAAGAGAAAGTTCCCCGACTATCTCATCGAGCATCGAATAATACGCCCTGACAACGTTTTTGTCTATTTCGAGCACCTTGGGAGGTTCCAGGAACTTCACCTGAACTCGAGTTTGGACTTTTCCTCTGCTCACGTACTCCTGAACGAGGTTGTTCAGCTCTATCTCTTTCATGGAAAGATACCCGGGCAGCTGGTTTATGATGTTCAGGCCTTTCGAATTCAAAGACTTCATCTCGACTCTGAACTGATAGGGACCAGACACCTTTTCAACTCTGCCGAAGCCGGTCATGCTTTTTATCACCAGATATTCCCCCTTCTGGTTGAAATTATACCATTATCGGCGATTATTTCCAGTTAAATCCAGAAAACTGAGAATTTCTTCGATTTTCTTGAGGAAGTAATCCACTTCTTCCTCCGTGTTGTATTTGCAGAGGCTGATTCTGATGGCTCCCTGGGCAATTCTCCTGTCTACCCCCATCGCATCCAGGACATGGCTCAATCTTTCGTCCTTGCTGGTGCAGGCCGATGAGGTTGAAACGTAAATACCATAGCCGGAGAGAAGATTCTGAAGAGTGGAACCTCTGATGTTCGGAAAAGAGACGGAGAGGGTGTTGGGAAGGGATATCTCCAGGGGAGTTATGATGTGGGCTCCCAGGTTCATCAGACCCGATACGAGTTTGCTTCTGAGCTTTTCCATGTGTTTTGCTGCTTCGCTCAGCTCTTCAACGGCAATTTCCATAGCGCGGGCTGCTCCGACGATTCCCGGAACATTCTGCGTTCCAGATCTGAGCCCTCTTTCCTGTCCACCGCCGTGTATGAGGGGTCTGATAGGAACTCCCTTCCTGATGTAGGTTATTCCAACGCCTTTCGGTCCGTGAAATTTGTGCGCGCTGAAACTCGCGTAGTCCACTTCCAGTTTCTCGAGGGAAAATGGAATTTTCCCTATCGTCTGAACGGCATCGACATGAACGAGGGCCTCTTTGTTCTTTTTCTTCACTATCCTAGTCACATCTTCAACGGGCTGGATAGTTCCCACCTCGTTGTTCGCAGCCATGATGCTGACAAGGAACGTGTCCTCATCTACAAGTTTTTCCAGTTCTTCCAGTTTCACAACACCTCTGGAATCAACGGGAACGTACTTCACTTTGAAACCTTTCATCGATAGATATTTCATCGTTTCGAGAACGGCTTTGTGCTCTATGAGAGTTGTGATGATGGTTCTTTTTCTTTTTTCGAACGTCTCAGCGACCGTTTTGAGAATCCAGTTTATCGACTCCGTTGCACAGGAGGTGAAGAATATTTCTGAAGGTGAGACACCGAGTACCTTTGCCACCTTTTCTCTCGCTTTTTCCATGTGTAAATTCGCCTCTATACCCATGCCGTGAGCAGAATTGGGATTTCCATACTTTTCGCGGTAGAAAACAATCATCTCTTCGAGAACCCGATCGTCCACCCTCGTCGTTGCGTTGTTGTCAAAATAAACCCTCATTTCGACCACCTCGCTTTTAACTCTTCAACTCCCCTTTTCACGACCTCTTCCACGTATTTTCTGAGTTCTTCCTCGCTCGAAAACCCTTTCGGATCGACCGGCTCGTGTATCTTGAGAAAGACCTTCCCAGGAGTGAACGTCCATCTTCCCTTTGGAATCAGATGATAAGTTCCCCAGATGGAAACGGGAAGAACTGGAACACCGGTCTTCACAGCGATCATGAGGCTGTCTTTTTTGAAAGGAAGAACCTTTCCGTCCGGTGATCTCGTTCCCTCCGGAAAGACGATGAAGGTAACTCCGTTTTTGAGCTTTTCAATAGCTTCCCTGAGTGCTTTCACCGCTCTCCTCGGATTTTTCCTGTCAAGAAATACACCGTTCAGATATCTTATGTACCAGTTCACCCCCGGAATTTTTCTCAGTTCTTCCTTCGCTATGAACGCGCCTGTGGCAACGAAGCCGAGGATCAACGGGATATCCATAAGGCTCTGATGATTCGCAACCACTATGAAATTTCTGTCCTTCGGAATATTTTCGCTGCCTTCAACTACCACATCAGAAAAAAGCCATGTGAAGGCTCTTTTCCCGAATTTTTCTATCTCCTTCAAAACGTACTTTCTGGCTTTTTCACGGTCTCTCATTAAAAATGATCTGAAAAGTACGAATCCCCCGTAAAAAACAATGTATACGGTGGCTATGAAGTAGAAGTACAGCGTCAGCAGAAGATCTCTGATTTTTCTCACTCTATCACCTCGACTTTTCTGGAGGTGAACGCTTCTTCTTCGAGAACGGGAAGATCTGGAACCTGCTGTTCCAGCTTCTCGAGGATCGAGGGATGAGATCTCGTTGCAGGATTTTTCGGGGCGAAGAAGACGCAGCTGTCCTGGTAAGGCTTTATAGAGATCTCGTAGGTTCCGATCTCTTTCGCCTTTTCGACGATCTCTGTTTTGTCGAAACCGGAAAGAGGCCTTATCACGGGTCTTGTAGTCACGCTCTCTATAGACCAGAGGTTTTCCAGCGTCTGGCTCGCCACCTGTCCTATGTTCTCCCCCGTGTAAAAAGCAACCGCACCGGTTTCCTCTGCTATTTTTTCCGCTATTCTGAACATGGACCTTCTGTACATGATCAGCGAGTATTTGTCCGGTACGTTCTTTTTGACCTCAAGCTGCAGCTTTGTGAGATTCACAATGTGCAATCTCAAGGGATGACCTCCACTGAACTCCCTGAGAACTCTCAATATGTCTCTCACTTTTTCCACGGCCCCCTCCGATGTAAACGGAGGAGACACGAACGTGACGGACTCTATGAGAACTCCTCTTTTCAGTGCGTACCAGCCTGCCACAGGACTGTCTATTCCTCCAGAGAGAAGAAGAACCGCTTTTCCTCCCGTTCCCACGGGAAGTCCACCGTAGCACTCCACCCTGTCTGTGAAAATCAGAACCCCTTCCGGTCTCACTTCCACCCCGAGAACAAAATCCGGATTGTGTACATCAACGGAAAGTTCCTTGAAGTTTTTGAGTATCAAGGCACCGAGCTCACTGTTTATTTCGTATATACTTTTTTTGTATTCCTTGTAGGTCTTTTTGGCCTGCACCTTGAAAGTTCTGTAATTTCCTTTTTCCAGCTTTTCTTTCACCGCGATCAGTGAATATTTCTTCACTTCCTCGAAATCGTGACTCACCAGAAATCCTTTGCTGAAATTCTGAATTCCAAAGATTTTCTTCAGCTTGTCATCGAGTGTTACGTTTTCATCTATTGGAATGAGAAATCTTCCCCACTGTCTCTTCACCTTCATTCCGGTTACTCTCTCGATGTTTCTTCTAAGAGCTTCTTCAAAATCTTTTCTGTTCTTTCCTTTGAGACCTATCTCGGAATATCTCACTATGTAAACTCTCAACTCTTTCACCTCCGGATAAGATTTTAGCAGAAGAAACACAGAATTTGCCCTTTTTTGGTTTATAATGTAAAATGAATATGAACCGCAAGTTTCAGGAGGGATGGCTGATGGCAGAACATATAATAACACTTGTCTTATCTGGAGAAAGGCTGGATGTTACCACTTCAACGCCTTTTGTTGTGGCTCTCAGGGATCTCCTCTACGAAGGAGACTGGGAACTCTTAAAAGAAGATATGAAGAAAAAAGAAAACATAATGAAAGAAGTACAAACCTGCGAAAAACTGGAGAAGGTGGTTCATCTCGATGAGACCGTTTATGAACCTCTCATCTTTCCCGAATTTCAAGAATGGCTCAGAGAAGAGAACATAACCCCAAAAGATTTCAAAAATGTCTCTCTCAAGGGTCTGTACGATCTTGCGCTGGAGTACGCTGATCGAAACCTTTACGATATAGCGCATGATATCATAAAGTTCATGCTCGACATAGACGAAAACTACGCTCCAGCCTACGAGCTGAAAGGCTCTCTTCTCGTTGAGCAGGGCAAGATAGAAGAGGGAATAAAATTCCTCGACAAGGCCGTGGAGATAGATCCCTGGCTGGTTCAAGCGTACGCCTCTCTTGGGGAAGCCTACTACAACCTGGGTGATTATGAGAAGGCAATTCATTACTGGGAAAGAGAACTGGAATACAATCCGAACGACAAGATCACATACTTCATGATCACGGAAGCCTACTATGAAATGAACCGCAAAGACCTCGCTGTGAAAGCGCTGGAGCGCCTTTTAGAAATCGATCCAGATAATATACCTGCCCTGTACCAGCTTTCGCAGCTTTACAGAGAACTCGGCAACGAAGAAAAGGCACGGGAAATGGAAGAGAAGATCATGAACTGTAAACCCAAGTATCCCACAGAATTAGAACCATGGGCTCGCGTGATGCTGAAACACGGAAGATACAAAGAAGTTGCCGAAGAGCTTGAAAAGATCGTTGAATCCTCTCCGCTGAACACCCTGGCACGGCTGCTCCTCGTGGTTCCCTATGTGAAACTCGGTCAAATCGATAAGGCGAGAGAAATCCTCGATGATATTGGACAGAACAATTTCTGGTATTATTATGGAAAAAAAGAGGTACTGGACGAACTTCTCACGGAGGAGGAAAAACGGGCTTGTGGTATCTCCTGACGTTCGTGATAGGCACCATAATTGGAAGTTTTTTGAACGTTGTCATATACAGATCTACGAAGGAGGATCTCAAGCTGTGGGATCCTCCTCATTCATTCTGTCCTAACTGTAAAAGGAAAATAGAGTGGTACGACAACATTCCCGTTGTCAGCTACATTCTGCTGAAAGGAAGATGCCGGCACTGTGGATGGAGAATCCCGATCAGATACCCCATCGTGGAGATCTCAACAGGGGTTTTGTTTCTGATAAATCGCGCCCTCATAAAAGATACCCTGCTGTTTGTATCTTCGTGCGTGATTGCCTCTGCCCTCATCGCGATATCACTCATAGACCTTGAAACGTTCCTGATTCCGGATTACCTGAACTTTACCGTTCTGATCTTTTCCTTTGTGGTGGCCTTGAGAACCTCCTTTCTGGAACATTTGATCTCTTTTCTCATTGTGACAACCATATTTTTGGTTTTGAAAGTAATGTACAGAGACGGTCTGGGAGCAGGAGACGTGATCCTTGCGATGGGAATAGGCTTCCTCCTCCCACCAGTTCCTTCCATTTTTGCCATCTTGATCGCTTCAATTTCTGGAATACTCTATGCACTGATCAAAGGAAAAGGTAAAATGGATATAAAAACGCGTATACCGTTCGGACCTTTCCTCGCCCTTGGAGGATACACTCTCTTTCTCATATCGTACGGAATGGGGTGGTTGTAGTTGGCAAAAGTGTTTCTGAAGAGTATAAATCGAAGAATCTCAGGTGGTCACCTATGGATTTTCTACAACGAGATTCTAAAAGTTGAAGGGGAGTATGAAAACGGAAGCGTTGTGGATGTTTTCAGACCCGACGGTTCTTTTTTCGGAAAAGGATACATAAACGACAACTCGAAGATCAGGGTGAGAATCCTTGCCTGGAACAACGAAGTCATCGATCGAAATTTCATAAAGAACAGGATAGAGAGCGCTCTGAAGAGGAAGAAAAAACTCGTGAAAGAAACGACGGCCTTCAGAGTCGTGCACAGCGAGGGGGACTTTCTGCCAGGTCTCATAGTTGACCTTTTTGGGGATTATCTTGTCTTTCAAATAACGACTCTGGGAATGGAGAAGATGAAAGATTGGATCCTGGATAGTCTCATCGAGATATTCAAGCCGAAGGGAATATACGAGAAATCCGAGGGCACTTTCAGGGAGAAAGAAGGACTTGAAAATCGATCGGGATGGATCTATGGTGAAGGTCCTGAACTGATAGAGTTCGAGATGAACGGCTTCAAATTCCTTGCTGACACCAGAGGACAGAAAACGGGTTTCTTCTTGGACCAGAGGGAAAATGCCAAAATGGTGATGGATCTGGCCGAAGAGAAAGTCTGTCTGGACGCGTTTTCTTACACTGGAAACTTCGCGGTGCATCTCCTCAAAGGAGGAGCGAAACACGTTACCCTCGTTGACTATTCGGAGAGGGCTCTCGAGGTTGCCAGAGAGACCTTGAAACTGAACGGTTTTGACAGCAGCAGGTACGATCTACTTCCGGGAAACGCTTTCGATATCTTGAAAAGCTTCGACAGAGAAGGACAAAAGTACGATCTCGTGGTTCTTGATCCTCCATCTTTTGCGAAGAGTTCGAGCAATCTGGAAAGTGCAAAAAGAGGATACAAGGAGATAAACCTGAGAGCGATGAGGATATTGAAAAAACCAGGTGTTCTCGTGACCTCTTCCTGCACTCAGATAGTTTCTGAAGAGCTGTTCAGAGAAATCCTTTTTGATGCGTCCTTCGACACGAAAACGAGTTTGACCGTTTTGAGAAGGGGAGGGCAACCTCCTGATCACCCAGTTCTCATGAACGTTCCAGAAACGCAGTACCTGAAGTTTTATATCCTTCAGGTTGACAAGAGGTGATGGATGTGTTCTCCGATCGCGTCCTGCTGACCGAGGAAAGCCCAATCAGAAAACTGGTTCCCTTCGCTGAAATGGCAAAGAAGCGAGGAGTAAGGATACACCACCTGAACATAGGACAGCCCGATCTGAAAACTCCCGAGGTGTTTTTTGAGCGCATCTACGAAAACAAGCCGGAAGTGGTGTACTACTCTCACTCTGCGGGTATCTGGGAATTGAGAGAGGCTTTCGCATCTTACTACAAAAGAAGACAGAGGGTAGATGTGAAACCGGAAAACGTTCTGGTGACGAACGGTGGAAGCGAAGCCATTCTTTTTTCATTCGCTGTGATAGCAAATCCTGGTGACGAGATCCTCGTTCTGGAACCGTTCTACGCGAATTACAACGCTTTCGCGAAGATCGCCGGTGTGAAATTGATTCCCGTAACGAGGAGAATGGAAGAAGGATTCGCCATCCCTCAGAACCTCGAAAGTTTCATAAACGAAAGAACGAGGGGAATAGTACTTTCAAATCCCTGCAATCCGACCGGG
This window encodes:
- a CDS encoding YicC/YloC family endoribonuclease translates to MIKSMTGFGRVEKVSGPYQFRVEMKSLNSKGLNIINQLPGYLSMKEIELNNLVQEYVSRGKVQTRVQVKFLEPPKVLEIDKNVVRAYYSMLDEIVGELSLPEPVKLSDLLNFREVFRIELSDEEIENIWNHLVLILREALEKLVEERKKEGQKIGADLKRILEDLSSRVEEIEKISDQLPALYREKIKEEVEKILPQDVSVKEDILENHVAFMATKADIREEITRLRSHIKRALELIESDEPVGMNLDFLGQEMLRELNTILSKSISGEITSLALEGKVLVSQFREQIQNVE
- a CDS encoding cysteine desulfurase family protein, with the protein product MRVYFDNNATTRVDDRVLEEMIVFYREKYGNPNSAHGMGIEANLHMEKAREKVAKVLGVSPSEIFFTSCATESINWILKTVAETFEKRKRTIITTLIEHKAVLETMKYLSMKGFKVKYVPVDSRGVVKLEELEKLVDEDTFLVSIMAANNEVGTIQPVEDVTRIVKKKNKEALVHVDAVQTIGKIPFSLEKLEVDYASFSAHKFHGPKGVGITYIRKGVPIRPLIHGGGQERGLRSGTQNVPGIVGAARAMEIAVEELSEAAKHMEKLRSKLVSGLMNLGAHIITPLEISLPNTLSVSFPNIRGSTLQNLLSGYGIYVSTSSACTSKDERLSHVLDAMGVDRRIAQGAIRISLCKYNTEEEVDYFLKKIEEILSFLDLTGNNRR
- a CDS encoding lysophospholipid acyltransferase family protein, with the translated sequence MRKIRDLLLTLYFYFIATVYIVFYGGFVLFRSFLMRDREKARKYVLKEIEKFGKRAFTWLFSDVVVEGSENIPKDRNFIVVANHQSLMDIPLILGFVATGAFIAKEELRKIPGVNWYIRYLNGVFLDRKNPRRAVKALREAIEKLKNGVTFIVFPEGTRSPDGKVLPFKKDSLMIAVKTGVPVLPVSIWGTYHLIPKGRWTFTPGKVFLKIHEPVDPKGFSSEEELRKYVEEVVKRGVEELKARWSK
- the thiI gene encoding tRNA uracil 4-sulfurtransferase ThiI; translation: MRVYIVRYSEIGLKGKNRKDFEEALRRNIERVTGMKVKRQWGRFLIPIDENVTLDDKLKKIFGIQNFSKGFLVSHDFEEVKKYSLIAVKEKLEKGNYRTFKVQAKKTYKEYKKSIYEINSELGALILKNFKELSVDVHNPDFVLGVEVRPEGVLIFTDRVECYGGLPVGTGGKAVLLLSGGIDSPVAGWYALKRGVLIESVTFVSPPFTSEGAVEKVRDILRVLREFSGGHPLRLHIVNLTKLQLEVKKNVPDKYSLIMYRRSMFRIAEKIAEETGAVAFYTGENIGQVASQTLENLWSIESVTTRPVIRPLSGFDKTEIVEKAKEIGTYEISIKPYQDSCVFFAPKNPATRSHPSILEKLEQQVPDLPVLEEEAFTSRKVEVIE
- a CDS encoding tetratricopeptide repeat protein; the encoded protein is MAEHIITLVLSGERLDVTTSTPFVVALRDLLYEGDWELLKEDMKKKENIMKEVQTCEKLEKVVHLDETVYEPLIFPEFQEWLREENITPKDFKNVSLKGLYDLALEYADRNLYDIAHDIIKFMLDIDENYAPAYELKGSLLVEQGKIEEGIKFLDKAVEIDPWLVQAYASLGEAYYNLGDYEKAIHYWERELEYNPNDKITYFMITEAYYEMNRKDLAVKALERLLEIDPDNIPALYQLSQLYRELGNEEKAREMEEKIMNCKPKYPTELEPWARVMLKHGRYKEVAEELEKIVESSPLNTLARLLLVVPYVKLGQIDKAREILDDIGQNNFWYYYGKKEVLDELLTEEEKRACGIS
- a CDS encoding prepilin peptidase yields the protein MWYLLTFVIGTIIGSFLNVVIYRSTKEDLKLWDPPHSFCPNCKRKIEWYDNIPVVSYILLKGRCRHCGWRIPIRYPIVEISTGVLFLINRALIKDTLLFVSSCVIASALIAISLIDLETFLIPDYLNFTVLIFSFVVALRTSFLEHLISFLIVTTIFLVLKVMYRDGLGAGDVILAMGIGFLLPPVPSIFAILIASISGILYALIKGKGKMDIKTRIPFGPFLALGGYTLFLISYGMGWL
- a CDS encoding class I SAM-dependent rRNA methyltransferase, which produces MAKVFLKSINRRISGGHLWIFYNEILKVEGEYENGSVVDVFRPDGSFFGKGYINDNSKIRVRILAWNNEVIDRNFIKNRIESALKRKKKLVKETTAFRVVHSEGDFLPGLIVDLFGDYLVFQITTLGMEKMKDWILDSLIEIFKPKGIYEKSEGTFREKEGLENRSGWIYGEGPELIEFEMNGFKFLADTRGQKTGFFLDQRENAKMVMDLAEEKVCLDAFSYTGNFAVHLLKGGAKHVTLVDYSERALEVARETLKLNGFDSSRYDLLPGNAFDILKSFDREGQKYDLVVLDPPSFAKSSSNLESAKRGYKEINLRAMRILKKPGVLVTSSCTQIVSEELFREILFDASFDTKTSLTVLRRGGQPPDHPVLMNVPETQYLKFYILQVDKR